Below is a window of bacterium DNA.
AGACGCACTCTTCCAAAACACCGGTTAAACCGCAGATTTCCGAGCCGAATCCGGAACGCTGCAAGATGTGTCACCGGCAGAATTACGCCCCAATTGGGATACCTATTCCGCCTGGCCGGGCGTGTACGGATCCAGAGATGACGGAATGCCTGGTGCAGAAAGAAAAGCTTATGACGAGTTCTCTAACCGGATTTTCTTAAAAGTCGGACGATACCTTTATCTGGAAGATGCAACGAAATATCCGGATCCTGACCGTTACTACGATTATTTCCCATCAGGAAGGGGGAATCTTCAGTTCACCTTTCTGCTCTCCCTTTTGAACAGTCAGGCCATCGCACGAGAAATCAAGACAAACCCGAAGTTGTATCCCTTTCGTTACGCGCTTCTTGCTTCACTAAAGTGTGGTGACGATTTCTATGATCCCAATGTCCTGGCGCGACTGATCCCCCGCGAAATTACTTCCGGGTTTTCCATGTCCTACAGTGAGATCGCTACGGAAGTAAACGCAAGCGTCGAAGCCAGCCATCGCGAGCGTGAACAGAGACAGCGCAAAGTACTTGCTTTGCTTGGCAACAATATCGGCTTGTCGGATTCGACGTTCATTTTTAAACGCAAGGAATTGTGTTGCGTTGCGAATACGAGCCGTTTTCGATACATCATCGAGGCAGCGGGCGTTCCCTTTCCCAGATGGTCAATGGAGTTTGGCTCTAAAAACGATGTTTTTTTTGCCGGAGAAATGGGACAAGTCGGAGAGCTCGGACTAGTTCTCTGGCAAGAGCTTCTGGATCCGGTTTACGATCCGGAACTTTACCGGATGTATCGCACTGCCTGGGACAATCGAACGGACAGAGCACGGCTTGCTTTCTCGGTTGATAAAGAGAATGTGTGTCAAGAATTACGAAGAAAGAGCCTTGCTGCGCTTTCACAAAAATGAGTTTTGCCCGCCTTATAACTTCATTTGAGGCTTTCGTTGATTTGAGTTACATTTATTTGCAAGCAGATAACTGTGTCACTTACAGCAGGAACAAGGCTCGGCAAGTACAGACTTGATGCGGTCATAGGCGCCGGGGGCATGGGCGTCGTATACCGCGCAAAAGATCTTCAGCTCCTGCGAGACGTCGCGATTAAAGTCCTGCCGGAGAATCTTGCAGAAGATCGAGTCGCGTTAAAGCGCCTTGAACGGGAAGCGAGGGTGATCGCCGCTTTATCACATCCCAACATTCTCAGCATTCATGATTTCGATACTCATGAAGGGATCGCCTTTGTGGTCATGGAATTGCTGGAAGGAAGGAACCTTAAGCAGGTCATTCAAGAGCGCCGCTTCTCTTTTGAAGAAGCTGTGGAAATAGGCACTGCCATTGCCGAAGGTTTGCATGCTGCTCATTCGAAAGGCATCATTCACCGCGATCTAAAACCGGACAACGTCTTTTTAACAAGCGACTCGCGAGTCAAGATTCTCGATTTCGGACTTGCTATATTGAAACCGGTGCTTTCCGGTGAAGATTTGAGCAAGGCCTCAACCGATTCGGCGATTCGTGATGAAGGAATAAACGGCACTGTTCCCTACATGTCTCCCGAACAGCTTCGTGGAAAGGCGATGGATTCGCGCAGCGATATTTTCTCATTCGGCTCTGTTTTCTACGAAATGATTGTCGGACATCCTCCGTTCCTGCGTGAAACGGTGGCAGACAGTATTTCGGCCATCCTTCACGAAGATCCCGCTTATGATGGTGTACCATCGCAAGCCATTCGAATTGTTAGTTCCTGCCTGCAAAAAGATCCGGATCAAAGAATGCACGACGCTCATCATCTCGTAACTGCCCTGACAAAAACTTCCAGCTCACCATTGATTCTTCCTGCAGGGAAGCCTCCTGTCGTTCAACGCAGATGGAAATCAATGAGTTTGATTGCTTCCTTCACGGTCCTTGCCGCCCTGCTGCTCGCGTATCTGAATTCTTCCTTCTTTCGTAACCCATCCAAAATCAATTCGGTAGCGGTCTTGCCGTTGAAGAATATGTCAGGTGATCCGCAGGATGAGTATTTTGCAGATGGGATGACCGATGAAATTACGTCCCGTTTAGCGCGGATCAGCACCATCCGGGTCATCTCACGCACTTCAGCCATGCAATACAAGGGGGTTCTCAAAAACGTAAAACAGATCGGTCGCGAACTGGACGTAGATGTACTTCTTGAGGGTTCCGTTCGGAGAACCGGCGGCAAAATCCGGTTACTGACAAATCTTATCGACGCGGATACGGATCGCAACATTTGGTCAAAGACTTACGAAGAAGATATGCCGGACATTCTACAGCTTCAGAATGAACTCGCCCGGGAAGTTGCTCGCGAGCTGAAAGCTACACTGACACCGTTTGAATCAACGCTGCTGTCTTCACAGCAGAACATATTACCGGAAGCTTATGATGCTTACTTGAGCGGATTGAGTCACGAGAGGAAAGAAGATTATTCTCTCGAAAGCGTTCTGAAGCAAATCGATATGTTCCGACAGGCTGTTGAACTGGATCCGGATTTTGCGGCCGCACGCGCGAGTCTTTCCCGGGCTCATTCAACGATGCACCATTTTCGTTTTCAGCCTGAAGTCGATCATGCCCGTAAAGCAAAAGAGGCCGTGGATCGAGCCCTTGAAATTGATCCGGATCTACCGGAGGCACGCCTCGCTCTCGGCTATTACTACTACTGGTGCGTGAAAGATTATGGCCGAGCATTGAATCAATTTGGGCTGGCTCGCAAGGCGCTCCCAAATGATACGACGGCGCTGGAAGGCATCGCCTACATCTTGAGACGTCAGGGAAACTGTGACGAGGCGCTAAACACTTTGCAAAAGGCGTTGGTTTTAAGCCCAAGAGATCTGCGCATTGTCAATCAAATTGCGAATACACTTTCGATGTTGAGGCGTTATGACGAAGCTGACCAGTATTATGAACGGGCTATCAACCTTTCTCCGGATCAGATAGATCCATATTTCAACCGAATAGAGAATTATTATCTCTGGGATGGAACCACCGAACGAGCCGGCAAATTGCTTGAAACTCTTCCGTCAAGCGCAACCAGTATTGAATGGTTCTGGACGGTTCACTATTTTTACTCACGAGACTATGAAACTCTGATCTCCTTTCTTGAGTCCAGGGTTCTCCGCGGGTTCGATAACCAGCATGCTTTCGCTCCGAAAGAGCAGCTTCTTGCAACGGCATACAGGCTTTCCAGCCGTCCGGAGCATGCCCTCCGTTACTATAAGCTGGCGAAAAATATTGTGGAGTCAAAATATAAATCCAATGCCGACAGCCCGACAGTGTTGAGTTCTCTTGGTTTTGTATATGCAGGACTCGGATACACTGATCGAGCTATCGAAATGGGAAGACGCGGTTTTGAAGTTGTCCCTATGATGAAGGATTCCGTAGGAGGGACGTTCCGCGGTATGGATCTTGCGAAAATCTACGTGATGACGGGCCGGTATGAAGAGGCCATGAATATACTGGAGTATCTTCTTACAAGACCCGGATTTGTCTCTGTAAAACTACTGCAATTGGATCCCGAATTCAAACCTCTCCAACAGTCTTCACGCTTCCAAAAACTCGTCCAACGATACGCAACAAACTGATTGCTGATAGGCCGTTCGCGCAATCAGGTATAACATGTGCAGATAAGATCAACACCGAAATGACAAAGCAACATCGTCTTTCGCTGGATCGAATCTCAGAGGCGATGACTGTGATCGATCCGGTTTTTCTAAACTCGCCGCAATTTTTGGCGGAATCGATGAGTGACCGGTTGGGCTGTCGAGTTGTGGTAAAAGTTGAAACGCTCAATCCGATCCGTTCTTTTAAAGGACGCGGGACAGAATATTTCACTGCGACGTTAGAAGGAAAACCTCATCTCGTGTGCGCGACAGCAGGCAATTTTGGACAGGGTTTGGCCTACTCTGCGCGCAAACGCGGACTTCCCATAACAGTTTTTGCTTCAAAGAACGCGAATCCTGTGAAGATTGAAAGGATGCGCGCATTGGGCGCAGAGATCCGTCAGGAAGGTTCCGATTTTGATGCCGCGCACGCTGC
It encodes the following:
- a CDS encoding protein kinase produces the protein MSLTAGTRLGKYRLDAVIGAGGMGVVYRAKDLQLLRDVAIKVLPENLAEDRVALKRLEREARVIAALSHPNILSIHDFDTHEGIAFVVMELLEGRNLKQVIQERRFSFEEAVEIGTAIAEGLHAAHSKGIIHRDLKPDNVFLTSDSRVKILDFGLAILKPVLSGEDLSKASTDSAIRDEGINGTVPYMSPEQLRGKAMDSRSDIFSFGSVFYEMIVGHPPFLRETVADSISAILHEDPAYDGVPSQAIRIVSSCLQKDPDQRMHDAHHLVTALTKTSSSPLILPAGKPPVVQRRWKSMSLIASFTVLAALLLAYLNSSFFRNPSKINSVAVLPLKNMSGDPQDEYFADGMTDEITSRLARISTIRVISRTSAMQYKGVLKNVKQIGRELDVDVLLEGSVRRTGGKIRLLTNLIDADTDRNIWSKTYEEDMPDILQLQNELAREVARELKATLTPFESTLLSSQQNILPEAYDAYLSGLSHERKEDYSLESVLKQIDMFRQAVELDPDFAAARASLSRAHSTMHHFRFQPEVDHARKAKEAVDRALEIDPDLPEARLALGYYYYWCVKDYGRALNQFGLARKALPNDTTALEGIAYILRRQGNCDEALNTLQKALVLSPRDLRIVNQIANTLSMLRRYDEADQYYERAINLSPDQIDPYFNRIENYYLWDGTTERAGKLLETLPSSATSIEWFWTVHYFYSRDYETLISFLESRVLRGFDNQHAFAPKEQLLATAYRLSSRPEHALRYYKLAKNIVESKYKSNADSPTVLSSLGFVYAGLGYTDRAIEMGRRGFEVVPMMKDSVGGTFRGMDLAKIYVMTGRYEEAMNILEYLLTRPGFVSVKLLQLDPEFKPLQQSSRFQKLVQRYATN
- a CDS encoding pyridoxal-phosphate dependent enzyme, translating into MTKQHRLSLDRISEAMTVIDPVFLNSPQFLAESMSDRLGCRVVVKVETLNPIRSFKGRGTEYFTATLEGKPHLVCATAGNFGQGLAYSARKRGLPITVFASKNANPVKIERMRALGAEIRQEGSDFDAAHAASKVFARESGARLVEDGRDPAISEGAGTIGVELLRWPEPFDA